One Lutra lutra chromosome 7, mLutLut1.2, whole genome shotgun sequence DNA window includes the following coding sequences:
- the CEP170B gene encoding centrosomal protein of 170 kDa protein B isoform X1 encodes MSGAGSGSGSWLLRDGASLGLARAADPLPRQALVGGRDAVAGNFTQPSSYLTAPCKSTFAYQGRTGLAGAKMSVTSWFLVSSSGTRHRLPRELIFVGRDECELMLQSRSVDKQHAVINYDQDRDEHWVKDLGSLNGTFVNDVRIPDQKYVPLKLHDAVRFGYDSNMYILERVQHRVPEEALRHEKYTSQLQVSARGLAPGKGEVPPQHASCCESSAPRPERGDRRPGAEAAAYRTPLYGQPSWWGEDDGGSPPEDRRQEEPYTERPKELVQPDGELSATMAGFRAAAEPRGFPFRREPSYFEIPTKEAPSPPPPPLRPPEVSAQEAPTKDMESGGGGAAPVVQSHASFTIEFDDCSPGKVKIKDHVTKFSLRQRRPLGKEATPVEALSAETKVADWLVQNDPSLLCRAGPGEDRHSTKSDLPIHTRTLKGHKHEDGTQSDSEDPTAKAAAAASGVPAEGGGGQVRLQRQMKRDPQELLHNQQAFVIEFFDQDTPRKKRSQSFTHTRPGDPKADRHRGPGPADRDRSGVPASARGTGVASGPQRASSLKREKTEERPGGPSPASRGSVRHFGSVGRRSRLAQDFMAQCLREGSPAARPSPDRASPASPAPETPRGASPVAPATPPPPPADPQLTKARRQDEDDSLSDAGTYTIETEGPDPEVEEARQMIDQVFGVLESPELSRVSSAAFRPVIRGDRDEAGDGVAQRMALLQEFASRPAGTAPHGELQGLAVPGSPGGQKWVSRWASLADSYSDPGQAEESPGLRAGEQEGALPVRQRRRLPQLPSDRSDSPGGLEAIRRSGPGPPELATEQAGCLLGQEDLEPDSLSDASGSDGGRGAELGAGPQEERRRSPQEGVAWTKGRRSPRAPGEPAATSFFIGDQNAEPAFPRQPSVAAGPVEGPGRAAQPSPAAREGVCASTGGRAVLLRRPERSLEPESPAPALVRQESFSKEPASSTPAPGQLPHVSSHPLLQDLAATRASHMDHPQDTRLILKETETALAALEARLLSKPVEEAEGPMGSVPGPPDDSLSGDSDADTASTVSLLSGKNEPGPTSPRPAGPRKEKPPSPPAAQHPAGISMNCGQEVLSDRHRRALGPTDTGRAEPGRRLAARRGAGPRVSSDWPDGEQGSGPAHPPGTDTVTSDHESPVAAGAGRSGPRRKPAPPAPPPTPREEQARGSAQKVQQVLTRSNSLSTPRPTRASRLRRARLGDASDTEAADGERGPPANPEPMGRPAPEQAKKLSRLDILAMPRKRAGSFTGPSDYEAAPARAGFSGRSVELYCSSRKPVMSEARTAAARKSASTATAPRQPFSRARPGSARYSSPSTRRRQQGSDCTSTSEEDCGSHHGSPKHARSLASAATQTPRAGGSGRMRPRAPGLRDTDDEEEDPDPYGFVVQTAEIAEIARLSQTLVKDVAILAREIHDVAGDGDSLGSLGPAHSPSLSNAPSTPVSTISAREELVQRIPEAGLNFQKVPPGSLSSRDLDQNMNDRCGDSLASKTRPRSREEVIFDNLMLNPVSQLSHAIRENTEHLAEKMKILFQNTGRAWEELEARINSENEVPLLKTSNKEISSILKELRRVQKQLQVINAIVDPSGNLDLLTGNRSPAGSAQLGKGRPAAQSPCSPPLALPLRSFPQRVNCGSPGLPDPALLPDFLPDAERFLL; translated from the exons TCCCGCAGCGTGGACAAGCAGCATGCCGTCATCAACTACGACCAGGACAGGGACGAGCACTGGGTGAAGGACCTGGGAAGCCTGAACGGG ACATTTGTGAATGACGTGCGCATCCCGGACCAGAAGTATGTCCCGCTGAAGCTCCACGATGCCGTCCGATTTGGCTATG ATTCCAACATGTACATCCTGGAGCGGGTGCAGCACCGGGTCCCCGAGGAGGCACTCAGG CACGAGAAGTACACCAGCCAGCTGCAGGTGAGCGCCCGGGGCCTGGCCCCCGGGAAGGGCGAGGTACCGCCCCAGCACGCCTCTTGCTGTGAGTCCTCGGCCCCCAGGCCGGAGAGGGGGGACCGGAGGCCAGGAGCAG AGGCGGCGGCCTACCGCACACCCCTGTACGGGCAGCCCTCCTGGTGGGGAGAGGATGACGGCGGCAGCCCGCCGGAGGACCGGCGCCAGGAGGAGCCCTACACGG AGCGGCCCAAGGAGCTGGTGCAGCCGGACGGGGAGCTCTCTGCGACAATGGCCGGTTTCCGGGCTGCGGCGGAGCCTCGGGGCTTCCCGTTCAGGCGGGAGCCCAGTTACTTTGAGATCCCCACAAAAGAGGCCCCatccccgcccccgccaccgcTGCGGCCCCCGGAGGTGTCGGCCCAGGAGGCACCCACCAAGGACATGGAGTccggtgggggcggggcagccCCCGTGGTGCAGAGCCACGCCTCCTTCACCATCGAGTTCGACGACTGCAGCCCCGGCAAGGTGAAGATCAAGGACCACGTCACCAAGTTCTCACTGCGGCAGAGGAGGCCCCTGGGCAAGGAGGCCACACCCGTGGAGGCCTTGTCTGCGGAGACCAAGGTGGCCGACTGGCTGGTGCAGAATGACCCGAGCCTGCTGTGCCGGGCGGGCCCTGGCGAGGACCGGCACAGCACCAAGAGCGACCTGCCCATCCACACCCGCACCCTGAAGG gccacaAGCACGAGGACGGCACCCAGAGCGACTCAGAGGACCCCACAGCcaaggcggcggcggcggcgtctGGGGTCCCCGCGGAGGGCGGCGGGGGGCAGGTGCGGCTGCAGAGGCAGATGAAGCGTGACCCCCAGGAGCTGCTGCACAACCAGCAGGCCTTCGTCATCGAGTTCTTCGACCAGGACACACCCCGCAAGAAACGGTCGCAGTCCTTCACACACACCCGTCCTGGGGACCCCAAGGCCGACAGGCACCGAGGCCCCGGGCCAGCAGACAGAGACCGCTCAGGTGTCCCTGCCTCGGCGCGGGGCACGGGTGTTGCCTCAGGGCCACAGCGGGCCAGCTCGCTCAAGCGGGAGAAGACGGAGGAGCGTCCGGGGGGCCCCTCGCCTGCCTCCCGGGGCTCTGTGCGACACTTTGGCAGCGTGGGGCGTCGCTCCCGTCTGGCCCAGGACTTCATGGCTCAGTGCCTGCGGGAGGGCTCTCCGGCCGCCCGGCCCAGCCCTGACCGGGCATCCCCAGCATCCCCGGCCCCCGAGACACCCCGAGGGGCCAGCCCTGTGGCCCCTGcaaccccaccacccccccccgccGACCCCCAGCTGACCAAGGCTCGCAGACAGGATGAGGACGACAGTCTGAGCGATGCAGGGACCTATACCATCGAGACCGAGGGGCCAGACCCGGAGGTGGAGGAGGCTCGCCAGATGATTGACCAG GTCTTTGGGGTACTGGAGTCTCCTGAGCTCTCCAGGGTGTCCTCAGCGGCCTTCCGTCCAGTCATCAGAGGAGACAGAGACGAGGCCGGTGATGGGGTTGCCCAGCGAATGGCCCTCCTGCAGGAGTTTGCCTCTCGGCCGGCGGGCACAGCCCCCCACGGGGAGCTGCAG GGCCTCGCGGTGCCTGGCTCCCCCGGGGGTCAGAAGTGGGTGTCCCGCTGGGCCAGCCTGGCTGACAGCTACTCGGACCCAGGGCAGGCAG AGGAGAGCCCTGGGCTCAGAGCCGGGGAGCAGGAGGGGGCCCTGCCTGTGCGCCAGCGACGGCGACTGCCACAGCTGCCCAGTGACCGCTCAGACAGCCCTGGGGGTCTTGAGGCCATCAGGAGGAGTGGCCCTGGGCCTCCGGAGCTGGCCACTGAGCAGGCCGGCTGCCTCTTGGGCCAGGAGGACTTGGAACCCGACAGCCTCAGTGATGCCAGTGGGTCGGACGGTGGGCGGGGCGCGGAGTTGGGTGCAGGCCCACAGGAGGAGAGACGCAGGAGCCCCCAGGAGGGAGTAGCGTGGACAAAGGGCCGGCGCTCGCCAAGGGCCCCTGGAGAGCCAGCCGCCACCTCTTTCTTCATTGGGGACCAGAATGCGGAGCCAGCCTTCCCCAGGCAGCCCTCTGTGGCTGCAGGGCCGGTGGAGGGCCCAGGGCGGgcggcccagcccagccccgcagCGAGGGAAGGCGTTTGCGCCAGCACTGGCGGGAGGGCGGTCCTCCTGCGGCGCCCAGAGCGGTCCCTGGAGCCCGAGAGCCCTGCCCCAGCCTTGGTGCGGCAGGAGAGCTTCAGCAAGGAGCCGGCCAGCAGCACCCCCGCGCCCGGCCAGCTTCCACACGTCTCCAGCCACCCCCTCCTGCAGGACCTGGCTGCCACCCGGGCCTCCCACATGGACCACCCCCAGGACACCCGCCTGATCCTGAAGGAGACGGAGACGGCCCTGGCAGCACTGGAGGCCCGGCTGCTCTCCAAGCccgtggaggaggcagagggcccGATGGGCAGCGTCCCTGGGCCGCCGGACGACTCCCTGTCCGGGGACTCCGACGCGGACACGGCGAGCACGGTCAGCCTGCTCAGTGGCAAGAATGAGCCCGGCCCGACCAGCCCCAGGCCCGCAGGACCGCGGAAGGAGAAGCCGCCGTCCCCACCAGCGGCGCAGCACCCAGCAGGCATCTCCATGAACTGCGGCCAAGAGGTGCTCTCAGACAGGCACCGTCGTGCCCTGGGCCCCACAGACACAGGCCGGGCAGAGCCAGGGAGGCGCCTGGCAGCGCGGCGCGGCGCCGGGCCCCGGGTGTCCTCGGACTGGCCTGATGGAGAACAAGGCTCTGGCCCAGCCCACCCACCCGGCACCGACACGGTCACCTCTGACCACGAGAGCCCTGTGGCCGCTGGGGCGGGGCGGTCAGGACCTCGCCGGAAACCGGCACCCCCAGCGCCACCCCCGACTCCCCGGGAGGAGCAGGCCCGTGGCTCTGCCCAGAAGGTACAGCAGGTGCTGACCCGCTCCAACAGCCTGTCCACGCCGCGGCCCACGCGGGCCTCCCGGCTGAGGAGGGCCCGGCTGGGGGACGCCTCCGACACAGAGGCTGCTGATGGTGAACGGGGGCCCCCGGCCAACCCTGAGCCGATGGGGCGGCCGGCGCCCGAGCAGGCCAAGAAGCTCTCGCGCCTGGATATCCTGGCCATGCCCCGGAAGCGGGCGGGCTCCTTCACGGGGCCCAGCGACTACGAGGCGGCCCCTGCCCGCGCTGGCTTCTCTGGCCGCAGTGTCGAGTTGTACTGCTCCAGCCGCAAACCCGTCATGAGCGAGGCTCGCACCGCCGCCGCCAGGAAGTCTGCCAGTACCGCCACGGCCCCCCGCCAGCCCTTCAGCAGGGCCCGCCCTGGCAGTGCCCGATACTCCTCACCCA GCACGCGTCGCCGGCAGCAAGGCTCCGACTGCACGTCCACGTCTGAGGAGGACTGCGGCTCCCACCACGGCTCCCCTAAGCACGCACGCTCCCTCGCCTCAGCAGCCACGCAGACCCCGCGGGCTGGCGGCTCCGGCCGCATGCGCCCCCGGGCCCCCGGCCTCCGGGACACGGATGATGAGGAAGAAGACCCAGACCCGTACGGCTTTGTCGTGCAGACCGCGGAGATCGCAGAGATCGCCAG GCTGAGCCAGACGCTCGTGAAGGACGTGGCCATCCTGGCGCGGGAGATCCACGACGTGGCTGGGGACGGCGACTCGCTGGGCTCCCTGGGGCCCGCACACAGCCCCTCCCTCAGCAACGCGCCCAGCACCCCTGTTTCAACCATCTCCGCCCGTGAGGAG CTGGTGCAGCGCATCCCCGAGGCCGGCCTCAACTTCCAGAAGGTGCCCCCTGGCTCCCTGAGCTCCCGAGACTTGGACCAGAACATGAACGACCGCTGTGGGGACTCGCTCGCCAGCAAGACGCGGCCTCGGAGCCGTGAGGAG GTGATCTTTGACAACCTGATGCTGAATCCCGTGTCGCAGCTGTCCCACGCCATCCGGGAGAACACGGAGCACCTCGCCGAGAAGATGAA GATCCTCTTTCAGAACACGGGGCGGGcctgggaggagctggaggcCAGAATCAACTCAGAGAACGAGGTGCCGCTCCTGAAGACGTCCAACAAG GAGATCAGCTCCATCCTGAAGGAACTGAGGCGCGTGCAGAAGCAGCTGCAAG TCATCAACGCCATCGTGGACCCCAGCGGGAACCTGGACCTGCTGACTGGGAACCGGAGCCCCGCGGGCTCCGCCCAGCTCGGGAAAGGCCGGCCGGCTGCCCAGAGCCCGTGCTCGCCCCCCTTGGCCCTGCCTCTGAGGAGCTTCCCACAGCGGGTGAACTGTGGCTCCCCAGGCCTCCCggaccctgccctcctccccgaCTTCCTCCCGGACGCAGAGAGGTTCCTGCTCTAG
- the CEP170B gene encoding centrosomal protein of 170 kDa protein B isoform X2 encodes MSVTSWFLVSSSGTRHRLPRELIFVGRDECELMLQSRSVDKQHAVINYDQDRDEHWVKDLGSLNGTFVNDVRIPDQKYVPLKLHDAVRFGYDSNMYILERVQHRVPEEALRHEKYTSQLQVSARGLAPGKGEVPPQHASCCESSAPRPERGDRRPGAEAAAYRTPLYGQPSWWGEDDGGSPPEDRRQEEPYTERPKELVQPDGELSATMAGFRAAAEPRGFPFRREPSYFEIPTKEAPSPPPPPLRPPEVSAQEAPTKDMESGGGGAAPVVQSHASFTIEFDDCSPGKVKIKDHVTKFSLRQRRPLGKEATPVEALSAETKVADWLVQNDPSLLCRAGPGEDRHSTKSDLPIHTRTLKGHKHEDGTQSDSEDPTAKAAAAASGVPAEGGGGQVRLQRQMKRDPQELLHNQQAFVIEFFDQDTPRKKRSQSFTHTRPGDPKADRHRGPGPADRDRSGVPASARGTGVASGPQRASSLKREKTEERPGGPSPASRGSVRHFGSVGRRSRLAQDFMAQCLREGSPAARPSPDRASPASPAPETPRGASPVAPATPPPPPADPQLTKARRQDEDDSLSDAGTYTIETEGPDPEVEEARQMIDQVFGVLESPELSRVSSAAFRPVIRGDRDEAGDGVAQRMALLQEFASRPAGTAPHGELQGLAVPGSPGGQKWVSRWASLADSYSDPGQAEESPGLRAGEQEGALPVRQRRRLPQLPSDRSDSPGGLEAIRRSGPGPPELATEQAGCLLGQEDLEPDSLSDASGSDGGRGAELGAGPQEERRRSPQEGVAWTKGRRSPRAPGEPAATSFFIGDQNAEPAFPRQPSVAAGPVEGPGRAAQPSPAAREGVCASTGGRAVLLRRPERSLEPESPAPALVRQESFSKEPASSTPAPGQLPHVSSHPLLQDLAATRASHMDHPQDTRLILKETETALAALEARLLSKPVEEAEGPMGSVPGPPDDSLSGDSDADTASTVSLLSGKNEPGPTSPRPAGPRKEKPPSPPAAQHPAGISMNCGQEVLSDRHRRALGPTDTGRAEPGRRLAARRGAGPRVSSDWPDGEQGSGPAHPPGTDTVTSDHESPVAAGAGRSGPRRKPAPPAPPPTPREEQARGSAQKVQQVLTRSNSLSTPRPTRASRLRRARLGDASDTEAADGERGPPANPEPMGRPAPEQAKKLSRLDILAMPRKRAGSFTGPSDYEAAPARAGFSGRSVELYCSSRKPVMSEARTAAARKSASTATAPRQPFSRARPGSARYSSPSTRRRQQGSDCTSTSEEDCGSHHGSPKHARSLASAATQTPRAGGSGRMRPRAPGLRDTDDEEEDPDPYGFVVQTAEIAEIARLSQTLVKDVAILAREIHDVAGDGDSLGSLGPAHSPSLSNAPSTPVSTISAREELVQRIPEAGLNFQKVPPGSLSSRDLDQNMNDRCGDSLASKTRPRSREEVIFDNLMLNPVSQLSHAIRENTEHLAEKMKILFQNTGRAWEELEARINSENEVPLLKTSNKEISSILKELRRVQKQLQVINAIVDPSGNLDLLTGNRSPAGSAQLGKGRPAAQSPCSPPLALPLRSFPQRVNCGSPGLPDPALLPDFLPDAERFLL; translated from the exons TCCCGCAGCGTGGACAAGCAGCATGCCGTCATCAACTACGACCAGGACAGGGACGAGCACTGGGTGAAGGACCTGGGAAGCCTGAACGGG ACATTTGTGAATGACGTGCGCATCCCGGACCAGAAGTATGTCCCGCTGAAGCTCCACGATGCCGTCCGATTTGGCTATG ATTCCAACATGTACATCCTGGAGCGGGTGCAGCACCGGGTCCCCGAGGAGGCACTCAGG CACGAGAAGTACACCAGCCAGCTGCAGGTGAGCGCCCGGGGCCTGGCCCCCGGGAAGGGCGAGGTACCGCCCCAGCACGCCTCTTGCTGTGAGTCCTCGGCCCCCAGGCCGGAGAGGGGGGACCGGAGGCCAGGAGCAG AGGCGGCGGCCTACCGCACACCCCTGTACGGGCAGCCCTCCTGGTGGGGAGAGGATGACGGCGGCAGCCCGCCGGAGGACCGGCGCCAGGAGGAGCCCTACACGG AGCGGCCCAAGGAGCTGGTGCAGCCGGACGGGGAGCTCTCTGCGACAATGGCCGGTTTCCGGGCTGCGGCGGAGCCTCGGGGCTTCCCGTTCAGGCGGGAGCCCAGTTACTTTGAGATCCCCACAAAAGAGGCCCCatccccgcccccgccaccgcTGCGGCCCCCGGAGGTGTCGGCCCAGGAGGCACCCACCAAGGACATGGAGTccggtgggggcggggcagccCCCGTGGTGCAGAGCCACGCCTCCTTCACCATCGAGTTCGACGACTGCAGCCCCGGCAAGGTGAAGATCAAGGACCACGTCACCAAGTTCTCACTGCGGCAGAGGAGGCCCCTGGGCAAGGAGGCCACACCCGTGGAGGCCTTGTCTGCGGAGACCAAGGTGGCCGACTGGCTGGTGCAGAATGACCCGAGCCTGCTGTGCCGGGCGGGCCCTGGCGAGGACCGGCACAGCACCAAGAGCGACCTGCCCATCCACACCCGCACCCTGAAGG gccacaAGCACGAGGACGGCACCCAGAGCGACTCAGAGGACCCCACAGCcaaggcggcggcggcggcgtctGGGGTCCCCGCGGAGGGCGGCGGGGGGCAGGTGCGGCTGCAGAGGCAGATGAAGCGTGACCCCCAGGAGCTGCTGCACAACCAGCAGGCCTTCGTCATCGAGTTCTTCGACCAGGACACACCCCGCAAGAAACGGTCGCAGTCCTTCACACACACCCGTCCTGGGGACCCCAAGGCCGACAGGCACCGAGGCCCCGGGCCAGCAGACAGAGACCGCTCAGGTGTCCCTGCCTCGGCGCGGGGCACGGGTGTTGCCTCAGGGCCACAGCGGGCCAGCTCGCTCAAGCGGGAGAAGACGGAGGAGCGTCCGGGGGGCCCCTCGCCTGCCTCCCGGGGCTCTGTGCGACACTTTGGCAGCGTGGGGCGTCGCTCCCGTCTGGCCCAGGACTTCATGGCTCAGTGCCTGCGGGAGGGCTCTCCGGCCGCCCGGCCCAGCCCTGACCGGGCATCCCCAGCATCCCCGGCCCCCGAGACACCCCGAGGGGCCAGCCCTGTGGCCCCTGcaaccccaccacccccccccgccGACCCCCAGCTGACCAAGGCTCGCAGACAGGATGAGGACGACAGTCTGAGCGATGCAGGGACCTATACCATCGAGACCGAGGGGCCAGACCCGGAGGTGGAGGAGGCTCGCCAGATGATTGACCAG GTCTTTGGGGTACTGGAGTCTCCTGAGCTCTCCAGGGTGTCCTCAGCGGCCTTCCGTCCAGTCATCAGAGGAGACAGAGACGAGGCCGGTGATGGGGTTGCCCAGCGAATGGCCCTCCTGCAGGAGTTTGCCTCTCGGCCGGCGGGCACAGCCCCCCACGGGGAGCTGCAG GGCCTCGCGGTGCCTGGCTCCCCCGGGGGTCAGAAGTGGGTGTCCCGCTGGGCCAGCCTGGCTGACAGCTACTCGGACCCAGGGCAGGCAG AGGAGAGCCCTGGGCTCAGAGCCGGGGAGCAGGAGGGGGCCCTGCCTGTGCGCCAGCGACGGCGACTGCCACAGCTGCCCAGTGACCGCTCAGACAGCCCTGGGGGTCTTGAGGCCATCAGGAGGAGTGGCCCTGGGCCTCCGGAGCTGGCCACTGAGCAGGCCGGCTGCCTCTTGGGCCAGGAGGACTTGGAACCCGACAGCCTCAGTGATGCCAGTGGGTCGGACGGTGGGCGGGGCGCGGAGTTGGGTGCAGGCCCACAGGAGGAGAGACGCAGGAGCCCCCAGGAGGGAGTAGCGTGGACAAAGGGCCGGCGCTCGCCAAGGGCCCCTGGAGAGCCAGCCGCCACCTCTTTCTTCATTGGGGACCAGAATGCGGAGCCAGCCTTCCCCAGGCAGCCCTCTGTGGCTGCAGGGCCGGTGGAGGGCCCAGGGCGGgcggcccagcccagccccgcagCGAGGGAAGGCGTTTGCGCCAGCACTGGCGGGAGGGCGGTCCTCCTGCGGCGCCCAGAGCGGTCCCTGGAGCCCGAGAGCCCTGCCCCAGCCTTGGTGCGGCAGGAGAGCTTCAGCAAGGAGCCGGCCAGCAGCACCCCCGCGCCCGGCCAGCTTCCACACGTCTCCAGCCACCCCCTCCTGCAGGACCTGGCTGCCACCCGGGCCTCCCACATGGACCACCCCCAGGACACCCGCCTGATCCTGAAGGAGACGGAGACGGCCCTGGCAGCACTGGAGGCCCGGCTGCTCTCCAAGCccgtggaggaggcagagggcccGATGGGCAGCGTCCCTGGGCCGCCGGACGACTCCCTGTCCGGGGACTCCGACGCGGACACGGCGAGCACGGTCAGCCTGCTCAGTGGCAAGAATGAGCCCGGCCCGACCAGCCCCAGGCCCGCAGGACCGCGGAAGGAGAAGCCGCCGTCCCCACCAGCGGCGCAGCACCCAGCAGGCATCTCCATGAACTGCGGCCAAGAGGTGCTCTCAGACAGGCACCGTCGTGCCCTGGGCCCCACAGACACAGGCCGGGCAGAGCCAGGGAGGCGCCTGGCAGCGCGGCGCGGCGCCGGGCCCCGGGTGTCCTCGGACTGGCCTGATGGAGAACAAGGCTCTGGCCCAGCCCACCCACCCGGCACCGACACGGTCACCTCTGACCACGAGAGCCCTGTGGCCGCTGGGGCGGGGCGGTCAGGACCTCGCCGGAAACCGGCACCCCCAGCGCCACCCCCGACTCCCCGGGAGGAGCAGGCCCGTGGCTCTGCCCAGAAGGTACAGCAGGTGCTGACCCGCTCCAACAGCCTGTCCACGCCGCGGCCCACGCGGGCCTCCCGGCTGAGGAGGGCCCGGCTGGGGGACGCCTCCGACACAGAGGCTGCTGATGGTGAACGGGGGCCCCCGGCCAACCCTGAGCCGATGGGGCGGCCGGCGCCCGAGCAGGCCAAGAAGCTCTCGCGCCTGGATATCCTGGCCATGCCCCGGAAGCGGGCGGGCTCCTTCACGGGGCCCAGCGACTACGAGGCGGCCCCTGCCCGCGCTGGCTTCTCTGGCCGCAGTGTCGAGTTGTACTGCTCCAGCCGCAAACCCGTCATGAGCGAGGCTCGCACCGCCGCCGCCAGGAAGTCTGCCAGTACCGCCACGGCCCCCCGCCAGCCCTTCAGCAGGGCCCGCCCTGGCAGTGCCCGATACTCCTCACCCA GCACGCGTCGCCGGCAGCAAGGCTCCGACTGCACGTCCACGTCTGAGGAGGACTGCGGCTCCCACCACGGCTCCCCTAAGCACGCACGCTCCCTCGCCTCAGCAGCCACGCAGACCCCGCGGGCTGGCGGCTCCGGCCGCATGCGCCCCCGGGCCCCCGGCCTCCGGGACACGGATGATGAGGAAGAAGACCCAGACCCGTACGGCTTTGTCGTGCAGACCGCGGAGATCGCAGAGATCGCCAG GCTGAGCCAGACGCTCGTGAAGGACGTGGCCATCCTGGCGCGGGAGATCCACGACGTGGCTGGGGACGGCGACTCGCTGGGCTCCCTGGGGCCCGCACACAGCCCCTCCCTCAGCAACGCGCCCAGCACCCCTGTTTCAACCATCTCCGCCCGTGAGGAG CTGGTGCAGCGCATCCCCGAGGCCGGCCTCAACTTCCAGAAGGTGCCCCCTGGCTCCCTGAGCTCCCGAGACTTGGACCAGAACATGAACGACCGCTGTGGGGACTCGCTCGCCAGCAAGACGCGGCCTCGGAGCCGTGAGGAG GTGATCTTTGACAACCTGATGCTGAATCCCGTGTCGCAGCTGTCCCACGCCATCCGGGAGAACACGGAGCACCTCGCCGAGAAGATGAA GATCCTCTTTCAGAACACGGGGCGGGcctgggaggagctggaggcCAGAATCAACTCAGAGAACGAGGTGCCGCTCCTGAAGACGTCCAACAAG GAGATCAGCTCCATCCTGAAGGAACTGAGGCGCGTGCAGAAGCAGCTGCAAG TCATCAACGCCATCGTGGACCCCAGCGGGAACCTGGACCTGCTGACTGGGAACCGGAGCCCCGCGGGCTCCGCCCAGCTCGGGAAAGGCCGGCCGGCTGCCCAGAGCCCGTGCTCGCCCCCCTTGGCCCTGCCTCTGAGGAGCTTCCCACAGCGGGTGAACTGTGGCTCCCCAGGCCTCCCggaccctgccctcctccccgaCTTCCTCCCGGACGCAGAGAGGTTCCTGCTCTAG